The following coding sequences lie in one Silene latifolia isolate original U9 population chromosome 5, ASM4854445v1, whole genome shotgun sequence genomic window:
- the LOC141657612 gene encoding uncharacterized protein LOC141657612, whose product METWVIFEEVDKNSKRTQSHSLFSPFAQNKPYFPPKTISELSGKMVVASYNGWLMIADSNDPGSVLLFNPFSQTTINLPHLDLLSEEVVCNQNSVNYVMTCVPDDDKDERCVVMVSWKSLILFCRPGYDDSWGIHHASVNSDVRSHTLGICNGIIYKLVFLANQYALLYRVTISERDDSNLVVTLKSVGQLRWTDLGRRYQSVYSAPYLVESCGELYCLNLFYGHGTYCNDIQDVRIFKFVEKDNTETLDVVQVESLENQALFIQVSNSPSFGCYVPPPTTSGLLQGNCVYILASFDEAVIFKYHLEDRSLTPFPLFPNQKLLWRRPFWLTSAGNKRNLDESEEKEMDTVLSEEDVSKKRHETEFGDLPSDLICRIARRLLLTDYSRFRATCKKYGDLTLPLQCWSSQSSKIEYLETTKSELILPWLISIRGDPKICNVIDPMHTDQIYLITIPWDDQSYAATMEVVYSKNGWLLMNGFAGNLFFYNPFTKVINGAVLPANNNFGHLRCMGSSATPISENGIIVGLQRSMGQLLVHSYIYGDPEWLVTLGCVKGSFIPASNSPVYYKNKNAFYFLDITGRLGRYKITPERRYKWKTFSKPSTPIVCNPLGGMTTYLVECDGEILSVFVSLAGSWVKVFRLNFMKKRWARVDNVKNHMIFLSPQSSFAEVAPDNRPELGNKLYFSRLHQKEGLVCYDLASHRYCSPNNDSMSRENLFQTRELLGCTWIQPTWS is encoded by the exons ATGGAGACTTGGGTAATTTTCGAGGAAGTCGATAAAAACTCAAAGAGAACACAATCGCACTCGTTGTTCTCTCCTTTCGCCCAGAACAAGCCTTATTTTCCCCCAAAAACCATCTCTGAACTCTCTGGAAAGATGGTAGTGGCCAGTTATAATGGCTGGTTGATGATTGCTGATTCTAACGATCCTGGCTCTGTTTTGTTATTCAACCCTTTCTCTCAAACCACTATTAATCTTCCCCATCTTGATTTATTATCCGAAGAAGTAGTTTGTAACCAGAATAGCGTAAATTATGTGATGACATGTGTACCGGATGATGATAAGGATGAGCGTTGTGTTGTTATGGTGTCCTGGAAGAGTCTGATCTTGTTTTGTCGTCCTGGATATGATGACTCCTGGGGTATCCATCATGCTTCTGTTAACTCGGATGTTAGAAGTCATACCTTGGGGATTTGCAATGGCATCATCTATAAGCTTGTCTTTTTAGCTAATCAATATGCGCTTCTATATAGAGTTACTATTTCAGAGCGTGACGACTCAAACTTGGTGGTTACCCTCAAATCTGTGGGCCAACTCAGATGGACAGACTTGGGTAGACGCTACCAATCAGTTTATTCAGCGCCTTATCTTGTCGAATCCTGTGGGGAGCTCTACTGTTTGAACTTATTCTACGGACATGGTACTTACTGTAACGACATACAAGACGTACGCATTTTCAAGTTTGTTGAAAAGGATAATACTGAAACTCTGGATGTTGTTCAAGTTGAAAGCTTGGAGAATCAAGCCCTTTTTATACAAGTTAGTAATAGTCCCAGCTTCGGTTGCTACGTTCCTCCTCCGACTACTTCTGGCCTTCTCCAAGGAAACTGTGTATACATACTTGCATCTTTTGATGAGGCGGTCATTTTCAAGTATCACTTAGAAGATCGTTCTTTGACTCCTTTCCCGTTATTCCCAAATCAGAAGCTGCTTTGGCGTCGCCCTTTTTGGCTCACCTCTGCAGGAAACAAACG GAATTTGGATGAAAGTGAAGAAAAAGAGATGGATACAGTTTTGAGTGAGGAGGACGTAAGCAAGAAAAGACATGAAACCGAATTTGGAGACCTCCCTAGCGATTTGATTTGTCGGATTGCAAGGCGTTTGTTGCTAACTGATTATTCCAGATTTCGAGCTACTTGCAAGAAATACGGCGACTTAACACTTCCATTGCAATGTTGGTCAAGCCAAAGCTCAAAAATAGAATATCTTGAAACAACCAAATCGGAACTGATATTACCGTGGCTCATCTCTATCAGGGGTGATCCCAAGATATGTAACGTCATAGATCCAATGCATACGGATCAGATATATTTGATAACTATTCCTTGGGATGATCAATCTTACGCCGCCACCATGGAAGTTGTGTATTCAAAAAATGGGTGGTTGTTGATGAATGGATTTGCTGGAAATCTGTTTTTCTATAACCCATTTACTAAGGTGATTAATGGTGCGGTACTTCCTGCCAATAACAATTTCGGTCACCTTCGATGTATGGGATCCTCAGCCACCCCTATTTCTGAAAATGGTATTATAGTAGGATTGCAGCGTTCGATGGGTCAGCTTCTTGTGCACTCTTACATTTACGGGGATCCGGAATGGTTGGTTACGCTTGGTTGTGTAAAAGGATCATTCATACCCGCCAgcaacagtccggtttattataAGAATAAGAATGCTTTCTACTTTTTGGACATTACAGGACGTCTTGGTAGATACAAAATAACTCCTGAACGTAGATATAAATGGAAAACTTTCAGTAAGCCAAGCACGCCAATCGTATGCAATCCGTTAGGCGGAATGACAACGTACTTAGTTGAATGCGATGGAGAGATTTTATCAGTTTTTGTGTCTCTCGCAGGAAGTTGGGTTAAAGTGTTCCgtctgaattttatgaagaaaagatgGGCTAGGGTAGACAACGTGAAGAATCACATGATATTTTTGAGTCCCCAATCATCTTTTGCTGAAGTCGCTCCGGACAACAGACCGGAATTAGGAAATAAGTTGTACTTCTCAAGACTCCACCAAAAGGAAGGATTAGTCTGCTATGATCTTGCATCACACAGATATTGTTCGCCTAACAACGATAGTATGTCTAGAGAAAATTTGTTTCAAACTAGAGAATTGTTGGGTTGTACTTGGATTCAGCCTACTTGGTCCTAA